A window of Bacillus sp. E(2018) contains these coding sequences:
- a CDS encoding CapA family protein, whose amino-acid sequence MNRVLTPQEKVLRFLKRTKKKNKKYSILSTIIVLTLIISYNLFFENDPVAVKSEGEPPLLTGTFVGDIMLGRHVEEVTDKKGQEYLFRNVRPYFETSDYVTGNFEHPVTKTDDYEEADKFIHLQTSADSVKTMKNLGFSVLNLANNHTMDYLEPGLEDSIETFNKTDMDFVGAGKNIEDAGEVSYQSINGITIATLGFTDAYVKGARATKNDGGVANADPTIFMPLISEAKRNADLVVVHMHWGQEYDAEASPRQVGLGHALSDAGADIVIGHHPHVLSTVEKYNDTVIFYSLGNFVFDQGWSRTRDSAVVQYKLSKDGMATFEITPLRIREATPSPVNSWLAREKIFRQLTKDTGESIVWKRQDGKLSFQVNHKKVIKETGR is encoded by the coding sequence ATGAATAGAGTATTAACACCTCAAGAAAAAGTGTTACGTTTTTTAAAACGTACAAAAAAGAAGAATAAAAAGTATTCCATTCTTTCCACTATCATTGTTTTAACTTTAATCATCTCTTACAATCTCTTTTTTGAGAATGATCCTGTTGCTGTAAAGAGTGAAGGGGAACCACCGCTTCTAACTGGTACATTTGTGGGAGACATTATGCTAGGCAGACATGTGGAGGAAGTTACGGATAAAAAAGGACAAGAATACTTATTCAGAAATGTTCGTCCCTATTTTGAGACTTCTGATTATGTTACGGGAAACTTTGAGCATCCAGTTACTAAAACGGATGATTATGAAGAAGCGGATAAATTCATACACTTACAAACTTCTGCAGATAGTGTAAAGACAATGAAGAATTTAGGTTTTTCCGTATTGAATCTAGCTAATAATCACACTATGGATTATTTAGAACCAGGCTTAGAAGATTCCATTGAAACCTTTAATAAGACGGACATGGATTTTGTAGGTGCAGGAAAAAACATTGAAGATGCAGGTGAAGTATCTTACCAGTCGATCAACGGTATTACGATTGCTACTTTAGGGTTTACGGATGCTTATGTAAAAGGCGCAAGAGCTACAAAAAATGACGGTGGCGTAGCAAACGCTGATCCAACAATCTTCATGCCTCTTATTTCAGAGGCTAAGAGAAATGCAGATCTTGTAGTCGTCCATATGCATTGGGGACAAGAATACGATGCTGAAGCGAGTCCTCGACAAGTTGGATTAGGTCATGCACTTTCAGATGCAGGAGCAGACATTGTGATTGGTCATCATCCTCATGTTCTTTCTACTGTTGAGAAGTATAACGACACTGTTATTTTTTATTCGTTAGGCAATTTTGTATTTGATCAGGGCTGGTCCCGAACGCGTGACAGTGCCGTCGTTCAATATAAACTTTCTAAAGACGGCATGGCCACCTTTGAGATCACGCCATTACGCATAAGAGAAGCAACACCTTCTCCTGTTAACAGCTGGTTAGCTAGAGAAAAGATATTTAGACAATTAACAAAAGATACTGGTGAAAGTATAGTCTGGAAACGTCAGGATGGAAAACTTTCTTTTCAGGTAAATCATAAAAAGGTAATTAAAGAAACGGGAAGATAA
- the pgsC gene encoding poly-gamma-glutamate biosynthesis protein PgsC: MFGSDLYIALVLGVILSLIFTEKTGIIPAGLVVPGYLALIFDQPIFLLIVLFISLLTFLIVNYGLSRFMILYGRRKFAAMLTTGIALKLVFDYLYPVMPFEIYEFRGIGVIVPGLIANTIQKQGIPMTLGSTVLLSGLTFSIMSLYYLF; encoded by the coding sequence ATGTTTGGATCTGATTTATACATAGCACTAGTCTTAGGAGTTATTTTAAGCTTAATTTTCACTGAGAAAACAGGAATTATCCCAGCAGGATTGGTTGTACCTGGTTACTTAGCACTTATCTTTGATCAACCCATTTTTCTGTTAATTGTTCTATTTATTAGCTTACTAACATTTTTGATCGTTAATTACGGACTTTCTCGATTTATGATTTTATATGGCCGCAGAAAGTTTGCAGCTATGCTGACTACAGGTATAGCTCTTAAATTAGTTTTTGACTATTTATATCCTGTTATGCCGTTCGAAATCTATGAGTTTAGAGGCATCGGCGTTATCGTTCCAGGTTTGATCGCAAATACAATTCAAAAACAAGGTATTCCAATGACATTAGGAAGCACGGTGCTACTAAGTGGATTAACATTCAGTATTATGTCATTGTATTATCTGTTTTAG
- the pgsB gene encoding poly-gamma-glutamate synthase PgsB encodes MILIPIILTIIIFYGVYEQRLHKKSIESIPIRVNINGIRGKSTVTRLITGIVREAGYKTIGKTTGTSARMIFWFKDEEEPIIRRPEGPNIGEQRRVVQKAASHGCEALISECMAVNPDYQITFQEKLVQANIGVIVNVLEDHMDVMGPTLDEVAEAFTATIPYNGHLIVTDDSYLDYYKEVAKDRNTKVIVADNSQITESFLRKFEYMVFPDNAALALGVAEAIGIDKDTAFTGMLNANPDPGAMRITIMGDQDSPSYFVNGFAANDASSTLKIWDRIVELGYPTERPIIIMNCRADRVDRTEQFSKDVLPYIDAEILILIGETTSPILNEFDKGNIKAKEVWNLEGYGTEEIFNKIIPVLNNTVIYGVGNIHGSAEPLIQKFSTNKYGKKVG; translated from the coding sequence ATGATCCTGATACCTATTATTCTTACTATAATTATTTTTTATGGGGTATATGAACAGAGGTTACATAAGAAAAGCATTGAATCAATTCCCATTCGAGTAAATATCAATGGAATTCGTGGTAAGTCAACCGTTACTCGTCTAATAACAGGAATCGTAAGGGAGGCAGGTTATAAGACGATAGGAAAGACAACTGGTACTTCTGCAAGAATGATTTTTTGGTTTAAAGACGAAGAAGAACCAATAATTAGAAGGCCAGAGGGTCCTAATATTGGTGAACAGAGAAGGGTCGTGCAAAAAGCAGCTAGCCATGGCTGTGAAGCATTAATTAGTGAGTGCATGGCTGTAAATCCGGATTATCAAATAACATTTCAAGAAAAATTAGTACAAGCGAACATTGGAGTGATTGTAAACGTCCTGGAAGATCACATGGACGTTATGGGACCAACATTAGATGAGGTCGCAGAAGCATTTACTGCTACTATTCCTTACAATGGTCACTTAATTGTTACAGATGATTCCTATTTAGACTATTACAAAGAAGTAGCCAAGGATCGAAATACCAAAGTGATAGTTGCAGATAACTCACAAATCACAGAGTCTTTTTTAAGGAAATTTGAATATATGGTCTTTCCTGATAACGCAGCATTGGCACTTGGTGTTGCTGAGGCCATTGGAATAGATAAAGATACTGCATTTACTGGAATGTTAAATGCGAATCCCGATCCTGGTGCTATGCGAATAACGATTATGGGAGATCAAGATTCTCCATCCTATTTTGTAAATGGATTTGCTGCAAATGATGCATCATCGACTTTAAAGATTTGGGATAGAATTGTCGAACTTGGGTATCCAACAGAAAGACCTATCATAATCATGAACTGTCGAGCTGATCGAGTGGATCGCACAGAACAGTTTTCCAAAGATGTTTTACCATACATAGATGCAGAAATACTTATTTTAATTGGAGAAACAACAAGTCCAATTCTTAATGAATTTGATAAAGGAAATATAAAAGCAAAAGAAGTGTGGAATTTAGAAGGTTATGGTACGGAAGAGATCTTTAATAAGATTATACCTGTGTTAAACAATACTGTTATTTATGGGGTAGGTAATATTCATGGGTCTGCTGAACCTTTAATTCAAAAATTCTCGACAAATAAATACGGAAAAAAAGTGGGGTAA
- the pssA gene encoding CDP-diacylglycerol--serine O-phosphatidyltransferase produces MKKHIPNLLTLGNLFCGFLSIGYVSNGDIRNAAILIFIAMMLDAVDGRAARILGVSGNLGKELDSLADVVSFGVAPAYFVANTYFAHLGMWGFLFAGLFPLFGAYRLARFNITAAEESMKYFKGIPIPLAGGIVVFLVFFVKWIPLWIFVLLFYGLGLLMVSTIKIPSFKDIPMPRYGTIISLFLFYMFYLLAKNRFESVPIFFYVALATYFLFIGVRFIKVKEIKIRRPRRPRRNKRRRF; encoded by the coding sequence ATGAAAAAGCATATTCCAAACCTATTAACTTTAGGAAATTTATTCTGTGGGTTTCTTTCCATCGGGTACGTTTCAAACGGTGATATTCGAAACGCAGCCATCCTCATTTTTATCGCGATGATGCTGGATGCGGTCGACGGAAGAGCTGCTCGCATCTTAGGGGTTTCAGGAAACCTAGGAAAAGAACTCGATTCCCTTGCGGACGTTGTATCTTTTGGGGTTGCACCTGCCTATTTTGTAGCGAATACTTACTTTGCTCATTTAGGAATGTGGGGCTTTTTATTTGCAGGATTGTTCCCGCTATTCGGCGCATACCGTTTAGCACGCTTTAACATTACAGCTGCAGAAGAATCCATGAAGTATTTTAAAGGAATTCCAATTCCATTAGCAGGCGGAATCGTTGTATTTTTGGTCTTTTTTGTAAAATGGATTCCACTTTGGATTTTTGTACTTCTGTTTTACGGACTCGGTCTCTTGATGGTAAGCACGATCAAGATTCCAAGCTTCAAGGATATCCCGATGCCGCGATACGGAACGATTATCTCGCTATTCTTGTTTTACATGTTTTACTTGCTTGCGAAGAACCGATTCGAAAGCGTACCGATCTTCTTTTATGTCGCACTAGCTACTTACTTCCTATTTATCGGGGTTCGTTTTATTAAGGTAAAAGAGATCAAGATCAGACGGCCGAGACGACCTCGTCGTAACAAAAGAAGACGCTTCTAA
- a CDS encoding ABC transporter ATP-binding protein produces the protein MNFPIKRFFSYYKPYLGLFLSVLITAFIVSGITLILPLLVRYITKDVLEGDLSVVLHKVYWIGGIMFALVVIQNLGTYFVDYKGHVVGARMESDIRSELFQHLQKLSFSFYDKEKTGQLMSRVTNDLFLLAELYHHGPEDYVKYFVRFVGAFVILFFINVPLTLAVFLFLPIIGFLSLYFNKKENEALRRNKERIADINAQLEDTLSGIRVVKSFANEQVEIRKFNRENLRFLESRRNTYKVEATFYNSIQILIQLITITVVVFGSASIVNQTLDLADLITFLLYVGYMVEPIQRLTHMSTQFQEGITGFQRFMEIMNLQPDIESHTDARKLFAVKGKITFKEVRFQYEPHLDPVFSNLSLHIKPGEYVALVGPSGAGKTTLCSLIPRFYEVTKGEVQLDGVDIRELDLNDLRNQIGVVQQDVYLFAGTVMENIRYGNNEATDEEVVEAAKQANAHEFIMSLPNGYHADIGQRGVKLSGGQKQRLSIARVFLKNPSVLILDEATSALDNESEAVIKESLESLAKGRTTIVIAHRLSTIRNAERIIVLTNEGIVEEGTHEVLLSYNGAYAQLYNKQFDLQY, from the coding sequence ATGAATTTTCCAATCAAACGTTTTTTCTCCTATTACAAACCGTATTTAGGGTTATTTCTATCTGTATTAATTACTGCGTTTATTGTTTCTGGAATCACACTCATCCTTCCGCTGCTCGTTCGGTATATAACAAAAGATGTTTTAGAAGGGGACTTATCCGTTGTCCTTCATAAAGTCTACTGGATCGGCGGAATCATGTTCGCTTTAGTTGTTATTCAGAATCTCGGAACATACTTTGTAGACTATAAAGGACATGTGGTCGGTGCTCGAATGGAAAGTGATATACGCAGCGAATTGTTTCAGCACCTACAGAAACTTTCTTTTAGTTTTTACGATAAAGAAAAGACCGGCCAACTCATGTCTCGAGTAACGAACGACTTATTTTTACTTGCTGAACTGTATCATCACGGTCCAGAAGATTACGTCAAATATTTCGTGAGGTTTGTAGGGGCATTTGTGATTCTGTTTTTTATCAATGTACCTTTAACGCTGGCGGTGTTTTTGTTCCTACCGATCATCGGTTTTCTCTCGCTCTATTTTAACAAGAAAGAAAACGAAGCACTGCGACGAAATAAAGAGCGGATTGCAGATATCAATGCTCAGCTTGAGGATACACTTTCAGGAATTCGGGTCGTAAAATCTTTTGCGAACGAACAAGTGGAGATCCGTAAGTTTAATAGAGAAAATCTTCGTTTTTTAGAAAGTCGAAGAAACACATATAAAGTAGAAGCAACTTTTTATAACAGCATTCAGATCTTGATTCAGCTCATCACGATTACCGTTGTGGTGTTCGGCAGCGCCAGTATCGTTAATCAAACATTAGATTTAGCCGATCTGATCACATTTTTGTTATATGTCGGCTATATGGTAGAGCCTATACAGCGTTTGACTCATATGAGCACACAGTTTCAAGAAGGCATTACAGGCTTTCAGCGCTTTATGGAAATCATGAACTTACAACCAGACATTGAGAGTCATACAGATGCGAGAAAACTTTTCGCAGTAAAAGGGAAGATTACATTTAAGGAAGTGAGATTTCAGTACGAACCGCATTTGGATCCTGTGTTTTCGAATCTTTCTCTTCATATAAAGCCTGGAGAGTACGTTGCCCTCGTGGGACCATCTGGTGCGGGAAAGACAACACTCTGCTCGCTCATTCCTCGCTTTTATGAAGTGACAAAAGGGGAAGTGCAGCTTGATGGTGTGGACATAAGAGAGCTTGATTTAAATGATTTGCGAAATCAGATTGGTGTTGTGCAACAAGACGTTTATTTGTTCGCAGGAACCGTGATGGAGAATATCCGCTATGGTAATAATGAAGCGACTGATGAAGAAGTGGTGGAGGCCGCAAAGCAGGCTAACGCTCACGAGTTCATTATGAGCTTGCCAAATGGGTATCACGCTGACATCGGTCAACGAGGAGTGAAGCTTTCTGGTGGTCAGAAGCAACGGCTCAGTATCGCTCGTGTATTTTTAAAGAATCCTTCTGTACTAATTCTGGATGAAGCGACGAGTGCGCTGGATAATGAATCTGAAGCAGTAATCAAGGAATCACTTGAGTCACTAGCAAAAGGGCGTACGACGATTGTTATTGCTCATCGCCTTTCCACAATCCGCAATGCTGAACGAATTATTGTGCTAACAAACGAAGGCATTGTGGAGGAAGGGACGCACGAAGTATTGCTTAGCTACAATGGAGCATATGCGCAGCTTTACAATAAGCAGTTTGACTTACAGTATTAG